From a region of the Euwallacea similis isolate ESF13 chromosome 19, ESF131.1, whole genome shotgun sequence genome:
- the LOC136415287 gene encoding ankyrin repeat and protein kinase domain-containing protein 1-like: MLHIAAQEGYMYFTKVLVDEIGANFKTTDNYNRIPLHLAAGYGKLEIVKFLLNKYEETVNSKEYSGKTPLDLAVYRGQLRVVQYLSEKSDLSEKELNEIQLNAAASNGDYEVVEIFLERGVDVNSEVLDWTPLHQAAMDDSLKVVQLLVKKGAEIGHLGNNHPNPNVRDGWTPLHGAANNGCYDVVKYLVEELIKKDADINSANKDGFTPLHLLNLATYCC; encoded by the coding sequence ATGTTACATATAGCTGCTCAAGAAGGTTATATGTATTTTACTAAAGTGTTAGTAGATGAAATAGGAGCTAATTTTAAGACTACTGACAATTATAATAGGATTCCCTTACATTTAGCCGCTGGATAtggtaaattagaaattgttaaatttctcctaaataaatatgaagaaaCAGTAAATAGCAAAGAGTATAGTGGTAAAACACCATTAGATTTGGCAGTTTACAGAGGTCAGTTAAGAGTTGTTCAATATTTAAGTGAAAAGTCAGACTTAAGCGAAAAAGAACTAAATGAGATACAACTTAATGCTGCTGCATCAAATGGTGATTATGAAgttgttgaaatatttctaGAAAGAGGAGTAGATGTAAATTCTGAAGTGCTAGACTGGACTCCTCTACATCAAGCTGCTATGGACGATAGTTTAAAAGTAGTACAGCTTTTAGTAAAAAAGGGTGCCGAAATTGGCCATCTTGGTAATAATCATCCTAATCCTAATGTCAGGGACGGTTGGACACCATTGCATGGAGCTGCTAACAATGGTTGTTATGATGTAGTAAAGTATCTAGTGGAAGAACTGATAAAAAAAGATGCTGATATTAATTCTGCCAATAAAGATGGTTTTACACCATTACATTTGTTGAATCTAGCAACATACTGCTGCTAG